DNA from Paraburkholderia sp. BL10I2N1:
GTTTTCGTCGACGATGCGCTGATGCAGCGCCAGAATCTGGTCGCCATAAATGGCCGCGCCGCGCAGGACCATCTTGAAGCCGTTGTAGTCGGGCGGATTGTGGCTGCCGGTGACGACGATGCACGAATCCACGCGGCGCTCGCCGCCTGCGAGCTTGAGCGGCACGCTCGCGGCAAAGTAGCCGACCGGCGTCGGCACCATGCCGACGTTGACGACGTCCACGCCTGCTGCGCGCAGACCGTCGGAGAGCGCGGCGATAAGCTCAGGGCCTGACAGACGGCCGTCACGGGCCACGACGACCGCATCGCCGCCCTGCGCACGCACTTCGCTGCCGAACGCACGGCCGATCGAACGGGCGGTGTCGGCGTCCAGCGTCTTGCCGATCACGCCGCGGATGTCATACGCCTTGAAAATCGATTTGGAGATCATGAATTCGCTCACTTGCGTGCAATGGAAAAAATTGACCCGGAAATAACGGAGCCTCTACGGAGCCTCTCTACGGAGTCTCGACTGGTCCTCGCATCGCACCCTTGCCGGAAGCCTTCCGGTTCCAACTTATAATTGCGGTTTTTCGGACACGCCTATCTGGCGCCTATTCTAATGCTTAGACGCCTTCCTCTCATAAAGTTGCCGCGACCTGGATGCTGACGCTCAAGCGCTTTGCCAATCCGGATGTGACCAAAGCGGTCGCCAATATCGTCTGGCTGGGACTGGAACGGCTCACGCAGATCGCCGTCGCGATCGTGATCAGTGGCTTGCTGGCCCGCTATTTTGGCCCGGACACCTTCGGCAAATGGCAATACGCCAATACGCTGCTGCTCGTTCTCTCGCCGGTTACCTGGGTCTGCGGCGCGGAAATTCTCGTACCGACCATCGTCAAACGCCCTCCTGCGCAACTGGGCACCGTGCTGGGCAGCGCGTTTGCGCTGCGGATCTCCGTCTCCGTCGCGGCGTTGCTGCTTACCTGGTGCGGCATTGCGGCCGGGATCGCGATGGACCTGACCGATCCGCTCGTCGGCGCAATGCTCGCGGGTCTTGCCGTGACGATGCTGTTTCGCGAGCCGTTTGTCGGCGTAATTAACGCGTGGCTGCAAAGCATGACGTACAGCAAGCCGCAATTGCGGACGAGCATGACGACGGCTATCGTGAAGGCCGCGCTCGTCTATCTGCTCGTGCGCGCGGCCTCGGCGCCATCGCACTTCGGCTGGCTGTGGGCACTCGAATCGGCGGCCATCAGCGCGATATTGCTCGCGTACTTTATGCGGCAGCATAACGGCAAGCTCGGCTGGCACGTCGAGCGCAGCCTTTTCCGCCATTTCGCGACCGCCGGCACCGTATTCTGGCTCGGCCTGATCTGCATGTACCTGTTCCTGAAGCTCGACCGGCTGATGCTCGAGCGCGCGATCTCGTTTGCCGATCTCGGGCGCTATTCGGCCGCGCAACAGCTGAACGAGAACTGGATCACCCTTGCCCTCATGCTCGCGCAGACACTCGCACCGGCTTTCGTCTATCGCGTGCAGGACGCGGCGCACCTGCGCCGCAATATGTGGCGGTTGATGGGGATGACCGCGCTGCTGATGACCGGCGGGGCACTCGTTCTCGATCTGCTGGCCGGTTTTATCATCAGCCGCGTGTTCGGCCCGGCCTTCGATGACGCGATCGGGATTTTCCGCTGGGCCGTGTGGCTCTCCGTACCGGCCGGCATCGAGGCAATCGGTAATCTGGTCGTGCTTAAATACCAGGCGAAATTTGTCCTGCTGTCGAAGTGGCTGCTGGCGCTTGCCGTGGCCTTCGTGATCAATCTGCTGACGATTCCGCATCTTGGCGCGTATGGCGCGCTCGTCGGACTCGCCGGCGGCTATCTGGCCGCCACCGCAGTCAATCTCTATTACATCCGCTTCAAGCTGCGCCCTTGACTGCTCCCCTTCCTAAAGAAAAGGGGATTCCCACTTCGCGGAGCCCAGCCTATGCCTCAAAGAGACACGGGACTTACAGCCTCTCCATGGGCTGACACCGCCAGTCCGGCGGCCAGAACATTACGCGCAGCGTTGACGTCGCGATCGTGGATCGACCCGCATTCCGGGCAGTTCCATGCACGGATCTTCAACGACATTTTGGCGACGGTGTACCCGCAATCACTGCATCGCTTGCTGGAGGGATACCAGCGGTCGATACCGATCAGCGTGCGCCCATGCCACCGCGCCTTGTACTCCAGTTGCCGTGTGAACTCGGACCAGCCCGCATCGCTGATCGACTTCGACAGGCAACGGTTCTTCTGCATGTTCCTGACCGACAGGCTTTCGATGGCGATCACCTGGTTTTCGTTGATCAACCGGGTCGAAAGTTTGTGCAGGAAGTCCCTGCGGGCGTCTGCCGTCCTGGCATGCATGCGTGCAACTTTGAGCCTCGCCTTCCTGCGATTGGTCGAGCCCTTTTGCTTCTTCGCAAGGCGCCGCGACAACTTTGCGAGCTTCGCCTCGTTCTTGCGGAACACGTTCGGCGCGGCAATCTTCTCGCCAGTCGACAGAATGGCGAAATGGGTAAGCCCCAGGTCGACGCCGATCTTTCCTGCGGCGACCGGGCGCGCGCTCACCACTTCGTCGCAAAGCATTGAGACGTGGTATCGGCCCCCCGTGTCCTTCGAAACGGTGACCGTCGTTACCTTTGCGCCCCTGGGGATCGCGCGTGACCAGCGGATCGCGAGCGGCGCATCCATCTTCGCCAGCCTGAGCGCGGCGCCGTCCCACCTGAAAGCGCTCGTGGTGTATTCGGCCGACTGCGGGCCATCCTTGCGCCTGAAAGTGGGGTACTTCGCACGCCTGGCGAAAAGTTGG
Protein-coding regions in this window:
- a CDS encoding oligosaccharide flippase family protein → MLTLKRFANPDVTKAVANIVWLGLERLTQIAVAIVISGLLARYFGPDTFGKWQYANTLLLVLSPVTWVCGAEILVPTIVKRPPAQLGTVLGSAFALRISVSVAALLLTWCGIAAGIAMDLTDPLVGAMLAGLAVTMLFREPFVGVINAWLQSMTYSKPQLRTSMTTAIVKAALVYLLVRAASAPSHFGWLWALESAAISAILLAYFMRQHNGKLGWHVERSLFRHFATAGTVFWLGLICMYLFLKLDRLMLERAISFADLGRYSAAQQLNENWITLALMLAQTLAPAFVYRVQDAAHLRRNMWRLMGMTALLMTGGALVLDLLAGFIISRVFGPAFDDAIGIFRWAVWLSVPAGIEAIGNLVVLKYQAKFVLLSKWLLALAVAFVINLLTIPHLGAYGALVGLAGGYLAATAVNLYYIRFKLRP
- a CDS encoding transposase yields the protein MVWAAGTHGLSRDLRGVDGAQKDRRARLAERSEFGAGAAGASAPANRVRQLFARRAKYPTFRRKDGPQSAEYTTSAFRWDGAALRLAKMDAPLAIRWSRAIPRGAKVTTVTVSKDTGGRYHVSMLCDEVVSARPVAAGKIGVDLGLTHFAILSTGEKIAAPNVFRKNEAKLAKLSRRLAKKQKGSTNRRKARLKVARMHARTADARRDFLHKLSTRLINENQVIAIESLSVRNMQKNRCLSKSISDAGWSEFTRQLEYKARWHGRTLIGIDRWYPSSKRCSDCGYTVAKMSLKIRAWNCPECGSIHDRDVNAARNVLAAGLAVSAHGEAVSPVSL